In the genome of Flavobacterium panacagri, one region contains:
- a CDS encoding APC family permease produces MKDIVHKKLNQLQATAICGNDISSSCLYVSALTILYAGQYAWISLLIVAVVLFLFRKIYGEVVGAIPLNGGAYNVLLNTSTKRLASLAATLTVLSYMATAVISASEGMHYLHGIFEGLNVTIATVVVLVLFTGLAILGIGESAFVAVIIFLTHIGTLSLLVLASIWFVLTHGLDTFHINWHTPIAYESIKTALFLGFSAAMLGISGFESSANFVEEQEHGVFPKTLRNMWGIVSFFNPVIAILLISVIPLTEVGENKESLLAHLGQTTGGAWLAWLISIDAVMVLCGAVLTSFVGVSGLLNRMTLDRILPNYFLKTNKRGAHYRIVISFLILCISVLFATSGHLESLAGVYTFSFLAVMALFGIGNLLLKYKRKKLPRPERARGIAVVAAVSFVIVAFIGNMKLNINSFYTFLQYMIPALLFIGIMLNRVMLIRLLIEALEYFYQPLRKMVIISNRYLQNLSSQINSQEFVFFTKGDDITILNKVLQYVEDNETTKKLKIVHVKNDATTNEALKKDLEVLDRAYDGLDIEYLEIQGVFGPEIIDELSQKWKIPKNFMFIGSPGNKFSYRVSDLGGVRLIM; encoded by the coding sequence ATGAAGGATATCGTACACAAAAAATTAAATCAATTACAGGCAACTGCAATCTGTGGCAATGATATTAGTTCTTCCTGTCTCTATGTATCAGCTTTAACGATATTATATGCAGGGCAATATGCTTGGATTTCACTGCTTATTGTTGCTGTTGTTTTATTTCTTTTCAGAAAAATTTATGGAGAAGTTGTAGGCGCAATTCCATTAAATGGTGGAGCCTACAATGTTCTATTAAATACATCTACTAAAAGATTAGCTTCATTAGCGGCCACACTGACAGTCTTGTCTTATATGGCTACAGCAGTTATTTCAGCCTCAGAAGGAATGCATTATTTACATGGAATTTTCGAAGGCTTAAATGTGACAATTGCAACCGTTGTTGTTTTGGTTTTATTTACTGGTTTAGCCATCTTAGGAATCGGAGAATCGGCATTTGTAGCTGTTATAATCTTCCTTACACACATTGGAACATTAAGTCTATTGGTTTTAGCTTCCATTTGGTTTGTTCTCACTCACGGTTTAGATACTTTTCATATCAACTGGCATACTCCTATTGCTTACGAAAGTATCAAAACAGCACTTTTTCTAGGATTTTCGGCAGCAATGCTGGGGATTTCAGGTTTTGAAAGTTCTGCCAACTTTGTCGAAGAACAGGAACACGGCGTTTTTCCAAAAACACTTCGAAACATGTGGGGAATTGTCAGTTTCTTCAATCCAGTTATTGCTATTTTATTAATTAGTGTTATTCCGTTAACAGAAGTTGGCGAAAACAAAGAATCGCTTTTAGCACATTTAGGGCAAACTACTGGTGGAGCATGGCTAGCTTGGCTTATTTCTATAGATGCCGTTATGGTGCTCTGTGGAGCGGTTTTAACTTCGTTTGTTGGAGTTTCTGGACTTTTAAACCGAATGACTTTAGATCGAATTCTTCCAAATTATTTTCTTAAAACCAACAAAAGAGGAGCGCATTATAGAATTGTCATTAGTTTTTTAATTCTTTGTATCTCTGTACTTTTTGCAACAAGTGGACATTTAGAATCATTGGCAGGAGTATATACTTTTTCATTTCTAGCCGTAATGGCTTTATTCGGGATTGGGAATTTACTTTTAAAGTATAAACGAAAAAAACTTCCAAGACCAGAACGTGCTCGTGGCATTGCAGTTGTGGCTGCGGTAAGTTTTGTTATAGTGGCATTTATAGGGAATATGAAACTGAATATTAATTCGTTTTATACTTTTCTCCAATATATGATTCCAGCTTTGCTATTTATTGGGATCATGCTAAATCGTGTTATGCTGATCCGATTGTTGATTGAAGCTTTAGAATATTTCTACCAGCCACTTAGAAAAATGGTAATTATAAGTAATCGTTATCTGCAGAATTTAAGTTCACAAATTAATTCGCAGGAATTTGTGTTTTTTACAAAGGGAGACGATATCACAATTTTAAACAAAGTTTTGCAATATGTTGAAGACAATGAAACAACAAAAAAACTAAAAATTGTTCATGTCAAAAACGACGCAACGACTAATGAAGCTCTTAAAAAAGATCTTGAAGTCTTAGACCGCGCCTATGATGGACTCGATATAGAATATTTAGAAATTCAAGGTGTTTTTGGGCCTGAAATAATTGATGAGCTTTCTCAAAAATGGAAAATTCCAAAAAACTTTATGTTTATTGGCTCACCAGGAAATAAGTTTTCCTATCGCGTTTCAGACCTTGGCGGAGTACGTTTGATTATGTAA
- a CDS encoding aminotransferase class V-fold PLP-dependent enzyme, producing MNSKNSTITLETYFQEFRQNIVGINQEFTSPYGRKSIVYTDWTASGRLYRPIEEKLLNEFGPFVANTHTETTVSGTAMTKAYHHARHIIKRHANANSDDVLITDGTGMTGVINKFQRILGLKIPENLKSFTNVPAEKKPIVFISHMEHHSNQTSWLETIADVEIIPSCEKGLFSLESLEALLEKYSDRTIKIASITACSNVTGLRTPFHEAAKLMHQYNGVCFVDFACSGPYVEVDMHPVDPESYLDAVFMSPHKFLGGPGTSGVLIFNKKLYNNMIPDCPGGGTVSWTNPWGEHKYIDNIEDREDGGTPGFLQVIKTALAIELKEEMGIENIMQREHEIVDYVFSELETISNIKILAGQHKERLGVISFFIDDLHFNLGVKILNDRFGIQTRGGCSCAGTYGHYLLHVDQETSNKLVNEITIGDLIKKPGWIRMSIHPTTTDKEIAFVCQSIKEMAANHKEWALDYSYDKSRNEFIHKDATSFEDELVESWFKS from the coding sequence ATGAATAGCAAAAATAGTACCATCACACTTGAAACTTATTTTCAGGAATTTAGACAGAATATTGTCGGTATAAATCAGGAATTTACGTCACCTTATGGCAGAAAATCAATCGTTTATACTGACTGGACTGCCAGTGGAAGATTGTATCGTCCAATTGAAGAAAAATTATTGAACGAATTTGGCCCTTTTGTAGCCAATACACATACTGAGACTACTGTTTCTGGTACTGCTATGACAAAAGCCTATCATCATGCCAGACATATTATTAAACGTCATGCCAATGCAAATAGTGACGATGTTTTAATTACTGACGGAACGGGTATGACTGGAGTTATTAATAAATTTCAGCGTATTTTAGGTTTAAAAATTCCTGAAAATTTGAAAAGCTTTACAAATGTTCCTGCCGAAAAGAAACCAATCGTTTTTATTTCGCATATGGAACATCATTCTAATCAAACTTCATGGCTAGAAACTATTGCAGATGTTGAAATTATTCCGTCTTGTGAAAAAGGACTTTTTAGTTTGGAAAGTCTTGAAGCTTTGTTAGAAAAATATAGCGATAGAACCATTAAAATTGCTTCGATTACGGCTTGCTCCAATGTTACGGGATTAAGAACTCCTTTTCATGAAGCAGCAAAATTAATGCACCAATATAACGGTGTTTGTTTTGTAGATTTTGCTTGTTCAGGACCTTATGTGGAAGTAGATATGCATCCTGTTGATCCTGAGTCTTATCTGGACGCTGTTTTTATGTCTCCTCATAAATTTTTAGGTGGTCCTGGAACTTCTGGTGTGTTAATTTTTAATAAAAAATTGTACAATAATATGATTCCTGATTGTCCTGGCGGAGGAACTGTAAGCTGGACAAATCCTTGGGGAGAACATAAATACATTGACAATATTGAAGATCGTGAAGATGGCGGGACTCCAGGTTTCCTTCAAGTTATAAAAACGGCTTTGGCTATTGAACTGAAAGAAGAAATGGGAATCGAAAACATTATGCAGCGTGAGCACGAAATCGTTGACTATGTTTTCAGCGAATTAGAAACTATTTCAAATATTAAAATTTTAGCTGGACAGCATAAAGAGCGTCTTGGAGTAATTTCGTTTTTTATTGATGATCTCCATTTTAATTTAGGAGTAAAAATTCTAAATGACCGCTTCGGAATCCAAACTAGGGGAGGATGCAGCTGTGCTGGAACTTATGGACATTATCTATTACATGTTGATCAGGAAACTTCTAATAAACTGGTTAATGAAATTACAATTGGTGATTTAATCAAAAAACCGGGATGGATTAGAATGTCAATTCACCCAACAACTACTGACAAAGAGATTGCTTTTGTATGTCAAAGTATTAAAGAAATGGCAGCGAATCATAAAGAATGGGCTTTGGATTATTCTTATGACAAAAGCAGAAATGAATTTATTCATAAAGACGCTACCTCATTTGAAGATGAATTAGTAGAGAGCTGGTTTAAATCTTAG
- the msrA gene encoding peptide-methionine (S)-S-oxide reductase MsrA, whose product MGNLSVATFGGGCFWCIEAVIQRLKGIESIKSGYSDGFIKNPAYREVCTGRTGHAEVIQVTFNPDIISYHDLIFIFMTSHDPTTLNRQGGDSGTQYRSIILYHNEEQKETAEKVFEEVQPAYADPIVTQLKPFEVFYEAEDYHQNYYNENQEAGYCQVVIDPKIQKLKKMYADMLVD is encoded by the coding sequence ATGGGAAATTTATCAGTAGCTACCTTTGGTGGTGGTTGTTTTTGGTGTATTGAAGCTGTAATTCAGCGTTTAAAAGGAATAGAATCAATAAAATCAGGTTATTCAGATGGGTTTATAAAAAATCCTGCGTATCGCGAAGTTTGCACTGGCAGAACTGGACATGCAGAAGTTATCCAAGTTACTTTTAATCCTGACATAATTTCATATCATGACTTAATTTTTATCTTTATGACAAGTCATGATCCAACAACATTAAATCGTCAGGGAGGAGATAGCGGAACGCAATATCGTTCTATCATCTTATATCATAATGAAGAACAAAAAGAAACTGCAGAAAAAGTTTTTGAAGAAGTACAGCCAGCTTATGCTGATCCAATTGTAACACAATTGAAACCTTTTGAAGTGTTTTATGAAGCAGAAGATTATCATCAAAATTATTATAATGAAAATCAAGAAGCTGGATATTGTCAAGTAGTAATTGACCCAAAAATTCAAAAACTTAAAAAAATGTACGCTGATATGTTAGTGGATTAA
- a CDS encoding protein adenylyltransferase SelO: MKNLKINNRFTAELPADPELTNEIRQVKNTLFSYVNPTKPSNPELIHASEEVAELVGISKEEIRSEEFVNVFSGKDILDNTQPYALCYAGHQFGNWAGQLGDGRAINLTEVENNNQFYTLQLKGAGKTPYSRTADGLAVLRSSIREYLCAEAMHYLGVPTTRSLSLILSGDQVLRDILYNGNPAYEKGAVVCRVAPSFIRFGSYEMLTARNELKNLKQFVEYSIKYYFPEIKGEPKEQYIQFFQKVADTTREMILHWQRVGFVHGVMNTDNMSIHGITIDYGPYGWLENYDPDWTPNTTDSQNRRYRFGNQPQVAQWNLFQLANALYPLVNEAAPLEKILDSFITNFEEDYKLMFLSKLGIFTSSDADDKIVKGLEEILQLSETDMTIFFRNLSQIKKYDSVEQAFEKIEYAFYLPQEIKDTILDAWQKWLSVYLKRLSVETLSDEERALKMNQINPKYVLRNYMAQLVIDAADKGDYSLVEELFQLLKKPYDEQPESEKWFAKRPDWARTKVGCSMLSCSS, encoded by the coding sequence ATGAAAAATTTAAAAATAAACAATCGATTTACAGCTGAATTACCTGCGGATCCAGAATTAACAAATGAAATTCGTCAGGTAAAAAATACTTTGTTCTCGTATGTAAATCCAACAAAACCTTCTAATCCTGAACTAATACATGCTTCTGAAGAAGTGGCGGAATTAGTAGGGATTTCAAAAGAAGAAATTCGATCAGAAGAATTCGTAAATGTATTTTCGGGTAAAGATATTTTAGATAACACACAACCTTATGCATTGTGTTATGCAGGACATCAGTTTGGTAATTGGGCCGGGCAATTAGGAGATGGACGTGCTATTAATTTAACGGAAGTCGAAAACAATAATCAGTTTTATACATTACAATTAAAAGGAGCAGGAAAAACGCCTTATTCTAGAACTGCAGATGGTTTGGCAGTTTTACGTTCTTCTATCAGAGAATATCTTTGTGCTGAAGCTATGCATTATTTGGGAGTTCCTACTACTAGATCGCTTTCTTTGATTCTTTCTGGAGATCAAGTTTTACGTGACATCTTATACAACGGAAACCCTGCCTATGAAAAAGGCGCTGTGGTTTGTCGTGTCGCTCCATCATTTATTCGTTTCGGAAGTTACGAGATGCTGACTGCTAGAAACGAACTTAAAAATCTAAAACAATTTGTAGAGTATAGCATCAAATATTATTTTCCCGAAATTAAAGGTGAACCAAAAGAACAATATATTCAATTCTTTCAAAAAGTTGCGGATACTACTCGCGAAATGATCTTGCACTGGCAAAGAGTTGGTTTCGTACACGGTGTTATGAATACCGATAATATGTCCATTCATGGAATCACGATTGATTATGGCCCTTACGGCTGGTTAGAAAATTATGATCCAGATTGGACGCCGAATACAACAGATAGCCAAAATAGAAGATATCGTTTTGGAAATCAACCTCAAGTGGCACAATGGAATTTGTTTCAATTGGCAAATGCACTCTATCCTCTTGTGAATGAAGCCGCGCCTTTAGAAAAGATTCTAGATTCTTTTATTACTAATTTTGAAGAAGATTACAAGCTAATGTTTTTAAGTAAATTAGGTATATTTACTTCAAGTGATGCTGATGATAAAATTGTAAAAGGTCTTGAAGAAATTTTACAGTTATCAGAAACGGATATGACTATCTTTTTTAGAAATCTTAGCCAAATTAAGAAGTATGATTCCGTAGAACAAGCATTTGAAAAAATTGAATATGCATTTTATCTACCACAAGAAATAAAAGATACCATTTTAGATGCATGGCAGAAATGGCTTTCTGTTTATCTAAAAAGACTAAGTGTAGAAACGCTTTCAGATGAAGAACGTGCTTTAAAAATGAATCAAATAAATCCAAAATATGTGCTTCGAAATTATATGGCTCAATTGGTGATAGATGCGGCAGATAAAGGAGATTATTCTTTAGTTGAGGAATTATTCCAGCTACTGAAAAAACCTTATGATGAGCAGCCTGAATCTGAAAAATGGTTCGCCAAACGTCCAGATTGGGCAAGAACAAAAGTTGGCTGCTCAATGCTTTCTTGCAGTTCTTAA
- a CDS encoding YpdA family putative bacillithiol disulfide reductase, with translation MTESIYDLIIVGGGPIGLACAIEAEKKNLRYLIIEKGAIVNSIFNYPLYMTFFSTAERLEIGDIPFNCLAPKPGRQEALEYYRNIHRYFKFNINLFEKVNNVQKDSNSIFHIKTDKQEYQSKNVIIATGFYDIPIEMNVLGETLPKVRHYYKEAHEYAFRKVLVVGANNSSVDAALECWRKGAEVTMVIRKNEINNRVKYWVKPDIENRIEEGSIKAYFQSNITEIRENEVEIETPNGKITIENDFVLALTGYKPDLNFLEKMGIQLSNDELKIPVYNSETMETNVEGLFLAGVVCGGMQTHKWFIENSRIHASMILDYITSK, from the coding sequence ATGACAGAATCAATATACGACCTTATAATAGTAGGCGGTGGCCCAATTGGACTTGCCTGCGCCATTGAAGCCGAAAAGAAAAACCTGAGATATTTAATTATAGAAAAAGGTGCGATAGTAAACAGTATTTTCAACTATCCTCTTTATATGACTTTTTTCTCAACTGCCGAAAGATTGGAAATTGGAGATATTCCTTTTAATTGTTTGGCACCAAAACCAGGACGCCAGGAAGCTTTAGAATACTACAGAAACATTCATCGTTATTTTAAATTCAATATTAATCTTTTTGAAAAAGTTAATAATGTACAAAAAGACAGCAATTCTATTTTCCATATAAAAACAGATAAACAAGAATATCAATCTAAAAATGTCATCATTGCAACTGGTTTTTATGACATTCCAATTGAGATGAATGTTTTAGGAGAAACCCTTCCTAAAGTTCGTCATTACTACAAAGAAGCACATGAATATGCTTTTAGAAAAGTTTTGGTAGTAGGAGCGAACAACTCTTCTGTAGATGCAGCGTTAGAGTGCTGGAGAAAAGGAGCAGAGGTTACGATGGTGATTCGTAAAAACGAAATCAATAACCGTGTAAAGTATTGGGTAAAACCAGATATAGAAAATCGTATAGAGGAAGGAAGTATCAAAGCCTATTTTCAATCGAATATTACTGAAATACGTGAAAATGAAGTTGAAATTGAAACGCCAAACGGTAAAATAACGATTGAGAATGATTTCGTTCTAGCATTAACAGGCTATAAACCTGATTTGAATTTCTTAGAAAAAATGGGAATTCAGCTTTCTAATGATGAACTAAAAATTCCAGTCTATAATTCAGAAACAATGGAAACCAATGTAGAAGGTTTATTTTTGGCTGGTGTTGTCTGCGGCGGTATGCAGACACACAAATGGTTTATAGAAAATTCAAGAATCCACGCTAGTATGATTTTGGATTACATTACTTCTAAATAG
- a CDS encoding CYTH domain-containing protein, which translates to MVEIERKFLVKSDDFKNQAFTQNKIAQGYLSSAPERTVRVRIKGNKGFITIKGISQSGGMSRFEWENEIPLDEATELLKLCEKGKIEKTRYEIKSGNHVYEVDEFYGENEGLIMAEIELNSETESFEQPEWLGEEVTNDERYYNAYLSKNPFKDWQK; encoded by the coding sequence ATGGTCGAAATAGAAAGAAAATTTCTTGTCAAATCTGACGACTTCAAGAATCAAGCTTTTACTCAGAATAAAATTGCTCAAGGATATTTGAGTTCTGCTCCAGAACGAACTGTTAGAGTCAGAATAAAAGGCAATAAAGGGTTTATCACTATTAAAGGAATAAGCCAGAGCGGCGGTATGTCTCGTTTTGAATGGGAAAATGAAATTCCGTTGGATGAGGCAACAGAACTTTTGAAATTATGTGAAAAAGGTAAAATTGAAAAAACACGTTATGAAATAAAATCAGGAAATCATGTTTATGAAGTCGATGAGTTTTATGGAGAAAATGAAGGTTTGATAATGGCCGAAATCGAGTTAAACTCTGAAACAGAATCTTTTGAACAACCAGAATGGCTTGGCGAAGAAGTGACCAATGATGAAAGATATTACAATGCTTATTTAAGTAAAAATCCTTTTAAAGACTGGCAGAAATAA
- a CDS encoding OmpA family protein, giving the protein MSKKALYLLGIAITIILGTFLYLKFCCNCSEKITTDDTPKTVSTPVQEPNFVPFVLNGPGIEYQTNDNLKFLKNSATLIIPISDSVISGIQKLKTFLVSNPQQKVTITGYATSDETNSTTFENLGLARANEVKNYFVSEGLSEKQFNTKGEIIDKWKMRADTLLGPANYTFDTIDSTSTTAATDEWTTLKDKINADPLILHFNTNQSKETLTTLEKQKVADIVKYTEHVKDAVVLAVGHSDNVGNRDSNIVLGQKRAAFSKNYLSKNGIAPTRIETQSKGPDEPIGDNNTSEGKASNRRTVITIK; this is encoded by the coding sequence ATGTCTAAAAAAGCACTTTATCTATTAGGCATTGCAATAACCATTATTTTAGGTACTTTTTTATACCTTAAATTCTGCTGCAACTGCTCTGAGAAAATTACAACGGATGATACTCCAAAAACAGTTTCAACACCTGTTCAAGAGCCTAATTTTGTTCCGTTTGTATTAAATGGTCCTGGAATTGAATATCAGACAAATGATAATCTCAAGTTCCTTAAAAACAGCGCAACTTTAATAATACCTATTAGTGATTCTGTCATAAGTGGTATTCAAAAATTAAAGACATTCTTGGTTTCAAACCCTCAGCAGAAAGTAACTATAACTGGCTATGCAACATCTGATGAAACAAATTCCACCACTTTTGAGAATTTAGGTCTGGCAAGAGCAAATGAAGTTAAAAACTATTTTGTCTCTGAAGGACTATCAGAAAAACAATTCAACACAAAAGGAGAAATTATAGACAAATGGAAAATGCGCGCCGACACACTTCTAGGGCCTGCAAATTATACCTTTGATACTATAGACTCTACTTCTACAACTGCAGCAACTGATGAATGGACTACTTTAAAGGATAAAATTAATGCAGATCCTTTAATTCTTCATTTCAATACGAATCAGTCCAAAGAAACTTTAACGACTCTTGAAAAACAGAAAGTTGCCGATATTGTGAAATATACTGAACACGTAAAAGATGCGGTAGTTTTAGCTGTTGGACATTCTGATAATGTTGGGAACCGTGATTCAAACATTGTTTTGGGACAAAAAAGAGCAGCATTTTCCAAAAATTATCTTTCTAAAAATGGTATTGCTCCCACAAGGATTGAAACACAATCCAAAGGACCAGATGAACCAATTGGAGATAACAATACTTCTGAAGGAAAAGCATCAAACAGAAGAACCGTAATTACTATCAAATAA
- a CDS encoding o-succinylbenzoate synthase: protein MNASYHKYLLEFKRPSGTSRGVMTEKETWFIILEENGRKGIGECGILRGLSADDREDYEEKLKWTCDNIHLGEKALWEALLEFPSIQFGIEMAFLSLNNEDPYLLFPSDFTENLSSININGLVWMGEPDFMKQQIEDKLADGFNCIKLKIGAIDFEKELELLAFIRSHFSPEEIEIRVDANGAFSLTEALDKLDQLNKFQLHSIEQPIKKGNITEMEKLCKETPFPIALDEELIGVFTFQEKEKLLKEIKPQYIILKPSFIGGFRGTQEWITLAEKYNIGWWITSALESNIGLNAIAQWTFIQNSEMPQGLGTGALYTNNIDCPLEVKNGKLWYNTTKEWQKDFF from the coding sequence ATGAACGCATCTTATCACAAGTATTTATTAGAATTTAAAAGACCATCAGGGACTTCTAGAGGAGTTATGACCGAAAAAGAAACTTGGTTTATAATCTTAGAAGAAAATGGCAGAAAAGGAATAGGAGAATGCGGCATTCTTCGCGGATTAAGTGCTGATGATCGTGAAGATTACGAAGAAAAACTAAAATGGACCTGTGATAATATTCATTTAGGAGAAAAAGCACTTTGGGAAGCCTTGTTAGAATTTCCATCAATCCAGTTTGGAATTGAAATGGCTTTTTTATCATTAAATAATGAAGATCCCTACCTTTTATTTCCGTCTGATTTTACTGAAAATTTGAGTTCAATCAATATAAATGGTTTGGTTTGGATGGGAGAACCTGACTTTATGAAACAGCAGATTGAAGATAAATTAGCCGATGGTTTTAATTGTATAAAACTTAAAATCGGAGCTATTGATTTTGAGAAAGAATTGGAATTATTAGCATTCATTAGAAGTCATTTTTCTCCTGAAGAGATAGAAATTCGCGTAGATGCAAACGGTGCTTTTTCTTTAACTGAAGCTTTAGATAAGTTAGATCAATTAAATAAATTTCAATTACATAGCATTGAACAGCCAATTAAAAAAGGTAATATAACAGAAATGGAAAAACTTTGTAAAGAAACACCATTTCCAATTGCTTTAGATGAAGAGCTTATTGGTGTATTTACATTTCAAGAAAAAGAAAAATTACTGAAGGAAATAAAACCCCAATATATTATTTTAAAACCAAGTTTTATTGGAGGCTTTAGAGGAACTCAAGAATGGATTACACTCGCAGAAAAGTATAATATTGGCTGGTGGATTACTTCAGCTTTAGAGAGTAATATTGGTTTGAATGCCATTGCACAATGGACTTTTATTCAAAACTCAGAAATGCCACAAGGTTTAGGAACTGGAGCTTTATATACTAATAATATAGATTGTCCCCTAGAAGTTAAAAATGGTAAGTTGTGGTATAACACCACAAAAGAATGGCAAAAGGATTTTTTTTAA
- a CDS encoding tetratricopeptide repeat protein — protein MKSVAIKTSSQNSTFKKLLLALFIVISYSVFAQKDGYWDKERATTKEILVPARDRISIATEDLPVGTTEIVYRITLLDKNQELTNSLVSLLKTIPDPTGVSQGSAGAVFLMSKISGDDECTYSIFTSNENAKKYVADGKINDACYSQAEPVSKDAKRLSVNRSSCLKENISTIWFGFESKNWILSQKVVLEVVPWVDIKLNRGWNQDNKNEIISLCKTSTMAQKMANSDDFCVCILNKIMKQYRYDEFQKLLAVEKTKVYKDFGNACYKDADISKNVFNDLRKEVSSLIKAQKYNEAIPKLNTIVNEGKATALDYSSLGYCYLLTKQYAKALKALQDGEKLDDTELLVKLNLAHTYLVSNDYSAAKAIYKKYQTQNVTDSLSWIEKTKLDFQAFEKAGLPSKDFEKILKLYN, from the coding sequence GTGAAATCTGTGGCAATTAAAACATCCTCACAAAATTCAACTTTCAAAAAATTATTATTAGCTCTTTTTATTGTAATTTCTTATAGCGTTTTTGCTCAAAAAGACGGTTATTGGGATAAAGAACGAGCAACTACAAAAGAAATTTTGGTTCCGGCACGCGATAGAATCTCTATTGCAACAGAAGATCTTCCCGTTGGAACTACAGAAATCGTTTACCGAATTACACTTTTAGATAAAAATCAAGAACTGACAAATAGCTTGGTTTCTTTACTTAAAACTATTCCAGATCCAACAGGAGTAAGCCAGGGATCTGCAGGAGCTGTTTTCTTGATGTCAAAAATTTCTGGAGACGACGAATGTACTTATTCAATTTTTACTTCAAATGAAAATGCTAAAAAATATGTGGCAGATGGAAAAATAAATGATGCCTGTTATTCTCAAGCAGAACCTGTAAGTAAAGATGCTAAACGATTATCTGTTAATAGATCGTCTTGCTTAAAAGAAAATATCAGCACCATTTGGTTTGGTTTCGAAAGCAAAAACTGGATTTTAAGCCAGAAAGTAGTTTTGGAAGTTGTGCCTTGGGTTGACATCAAACTAAACCGTGGTTGGAACCAAGACAACAAGAACGAAATAATCAGTTTGTGTAAAACTTCCACAATGGCACAAAAAATGGCCAATTCAGATGATTTTTGCGTTTGTATTTTAAATAAAATCATGAAACAATATCGTTATGATGAGTTTCAGAAATTATTAGCTGTTGAGAAAACAAAAGTTTACAAAGATTTTGGAAACGCTTGTTACAAAGATGCAGATATTTCTAAAAATGTTTTTAATGATTTAAGAAAAGAAGTATCATCTTTAATCAAAGCACAGAAATACAACGAAGCAATTCCGAAATTAAACACTATTGTTAACGAAGGAAAAGCAACAGCTTTAGATTACAGCTCGCTTGGTTATTGTTATCTTTTGACCAAACAATATGCAAAAGCACTAAAAGCGCTTCAAGATGGCGAAAAACTAGATGACACAGAATTATTGGTAAAATTGAATTTAGCACATACCTATTTAGTGAGTAACGATTACAGCGCAGCTAAAGCTATTTATAAAAAATACCAAACTCAGAACGTTACAGACAGTTTGAGCTGGATTGAGAAAACAAAACTCGATTTTCAGGCTTTTGAAAAAGCAGGTTTACCTTCAAAAGATTTTGAAAAAATATTAAAATTATACAATTAA